The window TCTTTGTGTGGGCCACCTTTTTTGGGATGGTCATCGGGTCCATTTACTATATCGGAAAAGACTTTTCGCCTTGGAACCAGCGTACCATTCCAGCAGGAATATTTGGTTTGGTGGTGGGTGTTTCCATCAGTTTTTTGAACCCTGCCAAGGAGAACGATAATTTGCTGTTTATTTTCTTCTGCGGAATTATCAGTGTTTCTGGAATGACGCTTCCAGGACTTTCCGGTTCGTTTATTTTGATTCTGTTGGGCAATTATGTCCTGCTCTTGGTTGATTCCGTAAATGCCCTTTACGATACATTTTCCGAAGTGTTTTCGGGCGATTTCAGCTTTGTCAACAACAGGGAACGTATTCAGATTCTAAAAATTTTAGGCGTGTTCACCTTGGGTTCAATTACCGGATTGGTCACCTTTTCCCATTTGCTCAGTTATGTATTGAAGCATTTCAAAGCAACTACAACGGCAGTCCTGCTGGGCTTTATTACGGGGTCGTTGGGGGTTCTTTGGCCATGGAAACGAACTATTTTTAAGTTGGATGAAGCCGGAAATCCGTTATTGGATTCGAACGGCGACAAGATTATTCAAAATTATACACGACACTTCCCGAATATGGTCGAGGCGGAAACTTGGTGGGCCATCCTTTTTATATTGATGGGGATTTTGGTATTATTGATTTTGGATTGGTATGGCAACAACAGAAAAAAGAATGAACAGGTACGGGCTGCTCGGTAGAAATATTTCCTATTCCTTTTCCCAAGGATACTTCACCCAAAAATTCAAGGATTTGGGCCTTCAAGACCATAGCTACGAAAATTTTGATATCAAGCAAATCGACGATATTAAGCAGGTCTTGGCACAAAAAAACGTAAAAGGCCTTAACGTCACCATTCCCTACAAGCAAGAGGTATTGCCTTATTTGGATGAACTGGACCCCAAAGCGGCTCAAATCGGTGCCGTCAACACCATTCAATTCACAGGAAAAGGGCTAAAGGGCTTCAATACCGATGCCTTTGGATTCCGAACATCACTGGAACCCTTTTTAAAAGCACATCATACCAAAGCATTGATTCTGGGAACAGGAGGCGCCTCAAAAGCCGTACGATTTGTGCTCAACGAATTGGGTATTGAAAGCACCTATGTATCCCGCAGCAACAAAGAAGGCCAATATACCTATGACGACTTGAACGGGGACATCATCAGGGAAAATACACTCATTATTAACTGTACACCCTTGGGAACCTATCCAAAAACAGAGGATAAACCCGACATCCCCTACGAGTTTATAGGAACCGACCATTTACTCTACGACCTGATCTACAACCCGGAAAAAACAAGCTTTTTAGCAGCAGGTGAAGCAGGGGGTGCCCAGATAAGCAATGGTCTAAACATGCTCGAACAACAGGCAGAAAAGGCTTGGGAAATCTGGAACCAAGTCTAAAAATTACCTTTGGTAAAGACATCCGGCCCTTCCGTACATCCACGAAATCGTACAAAAGAAGAATCAATACTTTTGCTATTAGACAATTAAGTTGTTAAATTGGCTATAACTTTCATCAATCAATTAGGTAAACTAGCGACTAATGCAGGACAAGGATCGTAAACTTCAGCAGGCTGAAGGTGGCAAAGAGGAATCTACAGAACAAACAAAGGCTCCATTGGAACAAGCCACTCAGGCCGAACCAAAAGTAGCCGAGGATACGGCATCCGAAATCGAAGGTTCCAATGAACCCGAATCCAAAGCGGTTCCCACAGAGGATAGCGACGATAAAAGCCCCAAAAAGGAAGAGTCCAACGATCACTTGGATGAAATCGATGAATCCAACGCCGAGGATGCCGAGGATACCGAAAACGAAAAACGGCACACCATCCCCATGCTGGACTATCATTCTATGTCCATGGAAAACCTGGTTGGGGAGCTCCAGCGCTTGGTCAAGAATGAGAAAGTACAGGCCATCAACAAGCATGTGAGCGCCATTAAATATGAATTTGACCAGAAATTTCAGGATTTTCTGGATGAGAAAAAGGAAGAATTCATCTCCAAGGGAGGAAATGAAGTGGATTTTAGGTACAACTCGGTGGCCAAAAGGCAGTTCAACGAAGTCTACTCGGATTTTAGGGAAAAACGGGACCAGTACTACAAACAACTGGACCAGTCCTTAAAAACCAACCTGCAGAAACGGTTGGAAATCATAGAGGAACTCAAAGGGCTCATCGACATTGAGGAAGATATCAACACCACTTACAATAATTTCAAAGACCTGCAAAACCGCTGGAAAAATGCAGGGCCCATTCCAAGGGCCAATTACAATGATGTATGGCGCACTTACCACCATCACATGGAAATCTTTTACGATTTCCTGCACCTCAACCGAGAATTGCGTGACCTTGATTTTAAACACAATCTTGAAGAGAAGCAGAAATTGGTAGAACGTGCCGAAGCATTGGCCGATGAACCGGACCTGAACAAGGCCTTCCGCGAACTGCAGACCCTTCATAAAATATGGAAGGAAGACATTGGTCCCGTTGCCAAGGAACATCGGGAAGAAATTTGGGAAAAGTTCAGCAATGCCACCAAGGCCATGCACCAACGGAGGCAAGAACATTTCCAAGAGTTGGAGAAGGTCTACGAGAAAAACCTTGAGAAAAAACAAGAAATTATTGCGGGCATAGCCAAGATTGCCGAAAACGTGGCCGACAACCATCGCGGAATTCAACAGCAAATCAAGGAGGTGGAGGCGTTTCGCGAATCCTTCTTTAAAGCTGGAAAAGTGCCCCAAAAAGTGAACGAGGAGACCTGGGGACAGTTCAAGGAGACCGTACGCAAGTTCAACCGTACCAAAAACGCCTTTTACAAAAACCAAAAAAAGGAGCAACAGCAAAACCTTGAAAAGAAAAGGGAGCTTTTGCAGTTGGCCGTTTCCCTAAAGGATAGTGATGATTGGGCCGAAGTAACCCCACAGATGAAGCGCATACAGCGTGACTGGAAAAAAATTGGGCATGTGCCCCGAAAGTACTCCGACAAAATATGGAAAGAGTTCAAAGATGCCTGCAATCATTATTTTGACCGTTTGCATGCCGAAAGAAACGACGCCCATAACGAAGAGTTCGAGAACTTTAAAAAGAAAAGCGAGTGCCTTGACCGTTTAAAAGCTTTCCAATTGAGCGGAGACAAGAAAAAGGATATCGAGGACATCAAAGCCTTTTTGTCCGAGTGGAAGCAATATGGCCGTATTCCCTACAATAAAAAACACATCAACGGGAAGTTCAATAAAATTGTGGACGCCCTGTTCAAAAAATTGGGGATTGCCAAGGAACAATCCGAGTTGTTGAAGTATGGAAACAAGGTACAGGAACTGGCCAAGACCGAGGACAATTACGCCATTGGCAATGAGCGTATTTTTGTAAAACGCAAAATTGACGAAGTCAAGTCCGAAATTCGCCAATTGGAGAACAATCTACAGTTTTTCTCCAACGACTCAGAGGACAATCCGCTGGTGAAAGAGGTAGTCCAAAAATTGAACAAGCAAAAAGAAGCCCTCCAAACGTGGAAGGAAAAAATGAAAAACCTCAATATCTTGGAGCATAAACTCAATAAAGAAAGTGAAGAGGAAGAAACTGAGGGCAGCGAAGAGGAAGAATAAACATTGCCTTTTTGGCAAAACAACAAAGGGCCGCTTTTAGCGGCCCTTTGCCTTTCTTTCGCCTAAGCTTCGATACATTCGAGTAAATAGTTGATCAAGTCCGTAGTGGTAACGATCCCCACAATTTTTCCGTTATCCACCACCGGTAATGCATGAAACTCCTTTTTTGAAAGAAAACGTGCGACATCCTTAATGGAAGTTGTCGAAGATACGGTAACCACATCGCTCACCATCACTTGTGGTATGGTAAACATGTTGTACACAATGGTATCCACATATTCTTCATGTTCGTCCACCGCATCGGCAAAGCTAATCCGGAGCAAATCCGTATAGCTCAACATGCCTTTGATGGTATTCCCCTCAACAACAGGGATATGTCGTATATGGTGCTTTTTAAACAATCGCTCCGCGGTCACCAAATCATCTTGGGGAGAGAGCGTGACCAGTTTTCTGGTCATTATTTTTGAGATAGGTACACTATTTTTCATCACTCCAGTAGTTTATCAATTCCTCGAATGAAGTTACTCCAATACCTACTGGAAAAGTATGATAATTGTCAGCCTATCGCCTGTCGACACAGCATAACTGTAAAATGGAGTCTCGACTTCCATCAAAATGAAATTCACATCCATTTTTTATCCTTACATCTCATTTTTTTGGGTTTTCCATTAGGAACCTTCATTTTTATAGTAAAATACCAACCAATCCAATACCAATGAAGAATTTTTTTACTCTTTTTTTGTTCTTGCTTTGCAGCCTTCCGGGCATCACAAAACTATTTTGAGACCAGCTGGGTGAGCGGCGAGGTGAAATACACCGCCCTTGTCATTTTTTATAGCGATACCGAAGCAGTGGTCCGTGTAAAATATTATGCCAACGGGGCAGATAAAGTCGCGGGCTATATCTGCAGTTACAAGGACTTTCAAAAAGCGGATGGTAC is drawn from Flagellimonas sp. MMG031 and contains these coding sequences:
- a CDS encoding DUF368 domain-containing protein — translated: MQQPRTLLDNFFLVIKGLCMGAANKVPGVSGGIVAFVAGFYEEFIYSLQKLNSKAVKLLFNGRFKSFFRYINAKFLGLLIFGMLVSYFSVSRILDHFLDHNELFVWATFFGMVIGSIYYIGKDFSPWNQRTIPAGIFGLVVGVSISFLNPAKENDNLLFIFFCGIISVSGMTLPGLSGSFILILLGNYVLLLVDSVNALYDTFSEVFSGDFSFVNNRERIQILKILGVFTLGSITGLVTFSHLLSYVLKHFKATTTAVLLGFITGSLGVLWPWKRTIFKLDEAGNPLLDSNGDKIIQNYTRHFPNMVEAETWWAILFILMGILVLLILDWYGNNRKKNEQVRAAR
- a CDS encoding shikimate dehydrogenase, whose amino-acid sequence is MNRYGLLGRNISYSFSQGYFTQKFKDLGLQDHSYENFDIKQIDDIKQVLAQKNVKGLNVTIPYKQEVLPYLDELDPKAAQIGAVNTIQFTGKGLKGFNTDAFGFRTSLEPFLKAHHTKALILGTGGASKAVRFVLNELGIESTYVSRSNKEGQYTYDDLNGDIIRENTLIINCTPLGTYPKTEDKPDIPYEFIGTDHLLYDLIYNPEKTSFLAAGEAGGAQISNGLNMLEQQAEKAWEIWNQV
- a CDS encoding DUF349 domain-containing protein, whose product is MQDKDRKLQQAEGGKEESTEQTKAPLEQATQAEPKVAEDTASEIEGSNEPESKAVPTEDSDDKSPKKEESNDHLDEIDESNAEDAEDTENEKRHTIPMLDYHSMSMENLVGELQRLVKNEKVQAINKHVSAIKYEFDQKFQDFLDEKKEEFISKGGNEVDFRYNSVAKRQFNEVYSDFREKRDQYYKQLDQSLKTNLQKRLEIIEELKGLIDIEEDINTTYNNFKDLQNRWKNAGPIPRANYNDVWRTYHHHMEIFYDFLHLNRELRDLDFKHNLEEKQKLVERAEALADEPDLNKAFRELQTLHKIWKEDIGPVAKEHREEIWEKFSNATKAMHQRRQEHFQELEKVYEKNLEKKQEIIAGIAKIAENVADNHRGIQQQIKEVEAFRESFFKAGKVPQKVNEETWGQFKETVRKFNRTKNAFYKNQKKEQQQNLEKKRELLQLAVSLKDSDDWAEVTPQMKRIQRDWKKIGHVPRKYSDKIWKEFKDACNHYFDRLHAERNDAHNEEFENFKKKSECLDRLKAFQLSGDKKKDIEDIKAFLSEWKQYGRIPYNKKHINGKFNKIVDALFKKLGIAKEQSELLKYGNKVQELAKTEDNYAIGNERIFVKRKIDEVKSEIRQLENNLQFFSNDSEDNPLVKEVVQKLNKQKEALQTWKEKMKNLNILEHKLNKESEEEETEGSEEEE
- a CDS encoding CBS domain-containing protein; translated protein: MKNSVPISKIMTRKLVTLSPQDDLVTAERLFKKHHIRHIPVVEGNTIKGMLSYTDLLRISFADAVDEHEEYVDTIVYNMFTIPQVMVSDVVTVSSTTSIKDVARFLSKKEFHALPVVDNGKIVGIVTTTDLINYLLECIEA